One Streptomyces sp. R28 DNA window includes the following coding sequences:
- a CDS encoding CDP-alcohol phosphatidyltransferase family protein yields MEVQETRVQTNRVLTIPNILSMARLLGVPLFLWLILRPEFGGPNSDGWAFLVLALSGVSDYLDGKLARRWNQISSLGRLLDPAADRLYILSTLVGLTWREILPVWLTAVLLARELVLLVMVGILRRHGYPPPQVNFLGKAATFNLMYAFPLLLLSDGSGWIPSLAAIFGWAFAGWGTTLYWWAGVLYVVQVRRLVRADAMADGTRRLKRA; encoded by the coding sequence GTGGAGGTCCAGGAGACCCGTGTTCAGACGAACCGGGTCCTCACCATCCCCAACATCCTCAGCATGGCGCGGCTCCTTGGGGTGCCACTGTTCCTGTGGCTAATTCTCAGACCTGAGTTCGGTGGGCCGAACAGTGACGGCTGGGCATTCCTGGTGCTGGCTCTGAGCGGCGTCAGCGACTACCTGGACGGCAAGCTCGCGCGACGTTGGAACCAGATCAGCAGCCTCGGCCGGCTTCTCGATCCTGCGGCCGATCGGCTCTACATTCTCTCGACTTTGGTCGGTCTCACCTGGCGCGAGATTCTGCCGGTCTGGTTGACCGCTGTACTTTTGGCGCGAGAACTGGTTCTGCTGGTGATGGTGGGCATCCTCAGACGTCATGGCTATCCGCCGCCGCAGGTGAACTTCCTTGGGAAGGCAGCTACGTTCAACCTGATGTATGCCTTCCCGTTGTTGCTGCTCAGTGACGGGAGTGGCTGGATCCCGTCACTCGCTGCTATTTTCGGATGGGCGTTCGCTGGATGGGGTACAACGCTGTACTGGTGGGCAGGAGTCCTGTACGTGGTACAGGTCCGCCGCCTGGTCCGTGCGGACGCCATGGCCGATGGAACTCGCCGATTGAAGCGGGCGTAG